One genomic segment of Peribacillus sp. FSL H8-0477 includes these proteins:
- a CDS encoding response regulator transcription factor, whose protein sequence is MMAEKRILIVDDEPNTRKGLAKMLEVWSAGRYQILQAENGQEAREIVEKEKIHLLITDIRMPEITGLMLVEGFKKAGKDFVVIIISSYSEFTYAQEAIQLGVKNYLLKPLNRQKLIEAVEQALVDEERNERNGVIEKVIDEHLYHIEVKNDQTRLPIKEACQYINDHLNEPLSLRDVSQSVHLNSSYFSFLFKEQMNVTFSEYVTRKRLQAAKKLLMCTDLQIGDISAAVGYKTDKYFIKLFKEHEGMTPSKYRKNV, encoded by the coding sequence ATGATGGCTGAAAAAAGGATTTTAATTGTAGATGATGAACCGAATACTAGAAAAGGTTTAGCTAAAATGCTCGAAGTCTGGTCAGCGGGCAGGTATCAAATCCTTCAGGCAGAAAATGGTCAAGAAGCAAGGGAAATAGTTGAGAAAGAAAAAATTCATTTGTTAATTACGGATATCCGTATGCCTGAAATTACCGGATTAATGTTGGTGGAAGGTTTTAAGAAAGCAGGGAAAGATTTTGTTGTCATTATCATTTCCAGCTATTCAGAATTTACGTATGCACAGGAAGCGATTCAGCTTGGGGTGAAGAACTATTTATTAAAGCCTTTAAATAGACAGAAATTGATTGAGGCAGTTGAACAGGCCTTGGTAGACGAAGAAAGAAATGAAAGAAATGGCGTTATTGAAAAAGTTATTGACGAACATCTCTACCATATAGAAGTTAAAAATGATCAAACACGCTTACCAATAAAAGAAGCTTGTCAGTATATAAATGATCACTTAAACGAACCGTTGAGTCTGAGGGATGTGTCACAATCTGTCCATTTAAACTCAAGCTATTTCAGCTTCTTATTTAAAGAACAAATGAATGTCACCTTTAGTGAATATGTGACGCGGAAACGACTGCAAGCCGCTAAGAAATTATTAATGTGTACAGATTTACAAATAGGCGATATATCGGCTGCAGTAGGATATAAAACTGATAAATACTTTATAAAATTATTTAAAGAACACGAAGGAATGACTCCCAGTAAATATCGAAAAAATGTTTGA
- a CDS encoding CapA family protein, translating into MKNRLYLASSIVVILFLVIFGKEVSAASSESQGKSKHKPITVTVTGDILLDKSVGERIKEFGVDYPFKSVGPILKKSDLTAGNLETSVTVRGTAQQKQFTFRSKPRTLKGVYNAGFDMVSLANNHTLDYGQIGLTDTMANLKKYKIGYSGAGKNEKEAFQAYQKVVNGKKIAILGISRVLPETSWMAGISKPGLASGYSPEPMMKYVKKAVKSSDYTIVMIHWNKESTDYPEAYAREMAKKFIDAGVDAVVGSHSHTLMGIDYYKNKPIFYSMGNFVFTSSSAKSSETMMATITFDNNKVGIKLIPAKIVNGQPKLMNDAYNQKVIKKLNGLSTRAKISKSGKVSKR; encoded by the coding sequence ATAAAAAATAGACTATACCTAGCCAGTTCAATTGTTGTAATCTTATTTCTGGTAATCTTTGGAAAAGAAGTTAGTGCTGCGAGTAGTGAATCTCAAGGGAAATCGAAACATAAGCCAATAACGGTTACGGTTACGGGAGATATATTATTAGATAAGAGTGTAGGGGAAAGAATTAAAGAGTTTGGAGTCGATTACCCCTTCAAATCAGTGGGGCCGATATTAAAGAAAAGTGATCTTACGGCAGGAAATCTAGAAACGTCAGTTACGGTTAGAGGGACCGCTCAACAAAAGCAGTTCACATTCCGCTCTAAGCCGAGGACATTAAAGGGCGTGTATAATGCAGGTTTTGACATGGTTAGTTTAGCGAATAACCATACGCTGGATTACGGACAGATAGGACTTACTGATACAATGGCTAATTTGAAAAAATATAAAATTGGCTATAGCGGCGCAGGAAAGAATGAAAAAGAAGCGTTTCAGGCGTATCAGAAAGTAGTCAATGGGAAGAAAATTGCGATTTTGGGCATCAGCAGAGTTCTTCCAGAAACAAGCTGGATGGCAGGAATATCTAAACCAGGATTGGCAAGCGGTTATTCACCTGAACCGATGATGAAATATGTGAAGAAAGCAGTAAAAAGCTCTGATTATACGATAGTCATGATTCACTGGAACAAAGAAAGTACGGATTATCCGGAGGCTTATGCCCGTGAAATGGCGAAGAAGTTTATTGATGCTGGAGTAGATGCAGTGGTAGGCAGTCATAGTCATACGTTAATGGGAATTGATTATTATAAAAATAAACCAATTTTCTATAGTATGGGTAATTTTGTGTTTACGTCTTCGAGTGCTAAAAGCTCGGAAACAATGATGGCGACTATAACCTTTGATAATAACAAAGTAGGTATTAAGCTTATCCCTGCAAAAATAGTAAATGGACAGCCAAAGCTGATGAACGATGCCTATAATCAGAAAGTGATCAAGAAGTTGAATGGTTTATCAACCCGTGCGAAGATCTCAAAGAGTGGAAAGGTTAGTAAAAGGTAA
- a CDS encoding M4 family metallopeptidase — protein sequence MKGRVLLGTALSVGLLFSVIPQQQAFAAKNVLSEERYNKKKDSLEFKAGNLSEPSSDKAEDILLAFFEKNKNAYKIGKKKAKDSFIIQKQSTDELGNTILKLQQTFEGVPVWGSTQAAVIDKKGVLTVVSGTVEANLEDKLGKKSKKGIRSAEAVKLAETDLGFVPDYEQSPTTELVVYADGDKANFAFKVNLNFLDPEPGNYYYFIAVTTGEILNKYNTLHEVTGSNAVGSGTGVLNNAVSPLNTTLASGSYYLQDNTRGNGIFTYNANNRTSLPGTLVSNTSNAFTATTNKAAVDAHYYAGKTYDYYKSTFNRNSYNGSGAIIKSTVHYSRNYNNAFWNGSQMVYGDGDGTTFIPLSGGLDVVAHELTHAVTSTESNLIYQNESGALNEAISDIFGTVVEFKYQAGEADYLIGEDIYTPNTSGDALRSMENPALNGDPDYYENRYIGTGDNGGVHTNSGIINKAAYLIAAGGTHHNVSVTGIGVDKLGAIFYRANTVYLTSWSTFSQARAALVQSASDLYGSTSAATTTVKNAFTAVGVN from the coding sequence ATGAAGGGTAGAGTATTGTTAGGAACGGCATTATCTGTTGGATTATTATTTTCTGTTATTCCCCAGCAACAAGCTTTCGCAGCAAAAAATGTGTTGAGCGAAGAACGGTATAACAAGAAGAAGGATTCGTTAGAATTTAAAGCTGGTAATTTGTCTGAGCCTTCCTCAGACAAAGCCGAAGATATCCTTCTAGCCTTTTTCGAGAAAAATAAAAACGCCTATAAGATAGGTAAAAAGAAGGCGAAAGACTCCTTTATCATTCAGAAGCAAAGCACAGATGAACTTGGCAACACGATATTAAAGCTTCAGCAGACTTTTGAAGGCGTACCAGTTTGGGGATCTACTCAGGCCGCAGTTATTGATAAAAAAGGTGTGTTGACTGTTGTTTCTGGAACAGTTGAAGCCAATCTTGAAGACAAATTAGGAAAAAAATCTAAAAAGGGTATCCGTTCAGCAGAAGCTGTTAAGCTAGCTGAAACTGATTTAGGATTTGTCCCAGACTATGAGCAATCGCCTACTACTGAACTAGTTGTCTATGCAGATGGCGACAAGGCGAATTTTGCTTTTAAGGTAAATCTAAATTTCCTTGATCCTGAACCGGGAAACTATTATTATTTCATCGCTGTCACTACGGGTGAAATTTTAAATAAGTACAATACACTTCACGAAGTGACTGGCAGTAATGCAGTCGGAAGTGGAACAGGCGTATTAAATAATGCTGTTTCCCCATTAAATACAACGCTCGCAAGTGGAAGTTACTATTTACAAGACAATACTCGCGGCAATGGGATTTTCACTTATAACGCGAATAATCGGACAAGCCTCCCAGGAACACTTGTAAGCAATACAAGCAATGCGTTTACCGCAACTACTAACAAAGCTGCCGTCGACGCTCACTACTATGCTGGAAAAACGTATGATTATTATAAATCCACATTTAATCGTAATTCTTATAATGGCAGCGGTGCAATCATTAAATCGACCGTCCATTATAGCCGCAACTATAATAATGCTTTTTGGAATGGTTCACAGATGGTATATGGTGATGGCGACGGAACTACCTTTATTCCGTTATCGGGCGGTCTTGATGTCGTTGCCCATGAGTTGACTCATGCGGTCACATCAACTGAATCAAACTTAATCTATCAAAATGAATCAGGTGCATTAAACGAAGCCATTTCTGATATATTTGGAACGGTCGTCGAATTTAAATACCAAGCAGGTGAAGCTGACTATTTAATTGGAGAAGACATCTACACACCGAATACTTCCGGTGATGCGTTGCGTTCGATGGAAAACCCTGCCTTAAATGGTGACCCGGATTATTATGAGAATCGTTATATAGGAACAGGGGATAACGGTGGAGTACACACAAACAGCGGGATTATTAATAAAGCTGCCTATTTAATTGCAGCCGGCGGTACCCATCATAACGTGTCCGTTACTGGAATTGGTGTGGATAAATTGGGAGCAATTTTTTACAGAGCGAATACGGTCTATTTGACCTCTTGGTCTACCTTCTCGCAAGCTCGGGCAGCACTTGTGCAATCAGCATCTGATTTATATGGATCCACAAGTGCAGCTACGACCACAGTCAAAAATGCATTTACAGCGGTCGGTGTAAACTGA
- a CDS encoding excalibur calcium-binding domain-containing protein — MTNETADARPNKNKSYKNCMALNNVYKGGVAKSRTTKNKGAKIKNKPFVSKTLYNKNKKNDRDKDGIACER, encoded by the coding sequence ATGACAAATGAAACAGCGGACGCCAGACCGAATAAAAATAAATCATATAAAAATTGTATGGCATTAAATAATGTATATAAGGGGGGCGTGGCAAAATCTCGAACAACTAAAAATAAGGGAGCCAAAATAAAAAACAAACCATTTGTCTCTAAAACACTCTATAATAAAAATAAAAAAAATGACCGTGATAAAGATGGAATAGCATGTGAACGATAA
- a CDS encoding carbohydrate ABC transporter permease: MNNVMSNKKIIAIYVLPALVLILALIYVPIVLTGYYGLMKWDGIGKMDFIGLTNYTTLIKDPKFWGSAYHSFLLALFSAISLIGYLLISIILAGKIKGADFFRKIYLIPMLLASVAIAQLWLKIYHPTNGILNNLLTSLGVENTPEWLADPKIALFAIFIPIIWQYAGFYILIYYAALKNIPETLIEAAKIDGASAWQIAVKIKLPLIMNVIKVTIVLAVVGSLKYFDLIYVMTGGGPNGSSEVMASYMYHQAFRGFDFGYGSAIGFFLLIICLVVTWVITKLTASDEDANY; the protein is encoded by the coding sequence GTGAATAATGTGATGTCAAATAAGAAAATTATTGCGATTTACGTACTCCCAGCACTAGTGTTAATCCTCGCATTAATATATGTTCCTATTGTTCTAACTGGTTATTACGGGTTGATGAAATGGGATGGAATCGGAAAGATGGATTTTATTGGTCTTACTAATTATACCACCCTAATTAAGGATCCAAAATTTTGGGGTAGTGCCTACCATTCATTTTTACTAGCCTTATTTTCAGCAATCAGCTTAATTGGTTACTTACTGATTTCAATCATACTGGCTGGGAAAATTAAGGGCGCAGATTTTTTCAGGAAAATATATTTAATTCCCATGTTACTTGCATCAGTAGCTATTGCCCAGTTATGGTTAAAGATTTATCATCCTACGAATGGAATCTTAAATAATTTATTGACATCTTTAGGGGTGGAAAATACGCCGGAATGGCTTGCGGACCCGAAAATTGCTTTGTTTGCTATTTTCATTCCAATCATATGGCAATATGCTGGATTTTATATATTGATCTATTATGCAGCACTAAAAAATATTCCCGAAACATTAATTGAAGCAGCGAAGATTGATGGAGCAAGTGCCTGGCAAATTGCTGTGAAAATTAAGCTGCCTCTGATTATGAACGTAATCAAAGTTACGATTGTTCTTGCTGTCGTTGGTTCTTTAAAATATTTCGATTTGATTTATGTCATGACCGGCGGGGGACCAAATGGTTCTAGTGAAGTAATGGCTTCTTATATGTATCATCAAGCATTTAGAGGATTTGACTTCGGATATGGAAGTGCCATTGGATTTTTCCTATTAATTATTTGTCTGGTGGTTACATGGGTGATCACTAAGCTTACCGCTTCTGACGAAGACGCTAATTATTAA
- a CDS encoding heavy metal translocating P-type ATPase, with protein sequence MAESGVKKEYLLEGLDCANCAAKIERNVSGLTGVTNCSVNFATKTLKLETEPDETGQIIASTESMIKKLEPDVKMKDKSKPVSSRQTFYLEGLDCANCAMKIEKQAGLLTGVSTSHVDFVSKKLILGTEKSYDLSAEVSEIVRKLEPDVVVIPEQDYKSAKEDTHNHGSSGIKVLLMRIAASAVLTSIAVFAGLPLFAELSLFILAYIFVGGDVLLKAGRNIFRGQVFDENFLMAIATLGAFAIGEYPEAVAVMLFYQVGELFQSLAVNKSRRSISALMNIRPEYANLTTKDGTIKVSPEEVHIGDLILVKPGEKFPLDGVVTYGNAAVDTSALTGESIPRDVEAGSEVLSGFINKDGVVTVKVQKEFSESAVSKILELVENASSKKAPTENFITKFARYYTPVVVITALILAVIPPLFITDALFSDWIYRALVFLVISCPCALVVSIPLGFFGGIGGASKKGILIKGSNYLEALNDVKYVVFDKTGTLTKGVFEVTEIAAAAEFSNEELLEYAAFAEVHSSHPIALSIKKAYGKTVDEKMLQDYLEVAGQGIKVTAEGREILAGNRKLMIEEKINFAEPKEGTVVHVAVDRKYAGYILISDQEKDDAKTAIQQLKALGIKKTIMLTGDAKGVGEAVGKNLGIDEVYAELLPHQKVEELEKLFERKSPKEKLIFVGDGINDTPVLARADIGIAMGGLGSDAAIEAADIVIMTDEPSKIAEALKLARRTKGIVWQNIIFALGVKAIFLLLGAFGIATMWEAVFSDVGVTVLAVLNSMRVLKVKN encoded by the coding sequence ATGGCTGAATCAGGAGTAAAAAAAGAGTATCTTTTAGAGGGCTTAGATTGTGCTAATTGTGCAGCGAAAATCGAAAGAAATGTGAGTGGATTAACGGGTGTAACAAATTGTTCCGTTAATTTTGCAACAAAGACTCTTAAGCTAGAGACCGAACCAGATGAAACTGGACAGATTATCGCTTCTACGGAAAGCATGATTAAAAAGCTAGAACCTGATGTGAAAATGAAAGATAAAAGTAAACCCGTTTCGTCTCGTCAGACGTTTTATCTAGAAGGCTTGGATTGCGCGAACTGCGCTATGAAAATTGAAAAACAAGCCGGTTTATTAACGGGTGTGTCAACGTCACATGTCGATTTTGTTTCAAAGAAACTTATTTTAGGTACTGAAAAATCCTACGATCTATCCGCTGAGGTTAGTGAGATTGTCAGAAAGCTAGAGCCTGATGTCGTGGTAATTCCAGAACAGGACTATAAGTCAGCGAAGGAAGATACTCATAATCACGGATCTTCAGGAATAAAAGTTCTATTGATGAGAATTGCGGCAAGTGCAGTGTTAACGTCCATTGCTGTTTTTGCTGGTCTGCCACTTTTCGCGGAACTTAGTTTATTTATACTAGCATATATCTTTGTCGGCGGTGATGTACTGCTGAAAGCCGGTAGAAACATATTCCGAGGTCAAGTGTTTGATGAAAATTTTCTTATGGCGATTGCGACCTTAGGCGCCTTTGCTATTGGAGAATACCCTGAAGCAGTGGCTGTTATGTTATTTTATCAGGTAGGTGAGCTGTTCCAGAGCCTGGCTGTGAATAAATCTCGAAGGTCCATTAGTGCTTTAATGAACATTCGTCCAGAATATGCAAATTTAACTACAAAAGATGGCACAATTAAGGTGTCGCCAGAAGAGGTTCATATTGGTGATTTAATTCTGGTCAAACCTGGTGAGAAATTTCCTTTAGACGGAGTCGTAACATATGGCAATGCTGCTGTAGATACCTCGGCACTTACCGGTGAGTCCATTCCTCGGGATGTGGAAGCAGGCAGTGAGGTTTTGAGCGGCTTTATTAATAAAGATGGGGTTGTAACCGTAAAGGTCCAGAAAGAATTCAGTGAATCAGCGGTTTCAAAAATCCTAGAGCTAGTAGAAAATGCAAGCAGTAAAAAGGCACCAACAGAGAATTTTATTACTAAATTTGCCCGCTATTATACACCGGTTGTAGTAATAACGGCCCTGATACTTGCAGTAATACCTCCATTGTTCATCACAGATGCGCTGTTTTCTGATTGGATCTACCGTGCATTAGTTTTCCTTGTGATTTCTTGTCCGTGTGCACTTGTTGTTTCTATTCCTCTAGGATTCTTTGGAGGAATCGGGGGTGCTTCTAAAAAAGGGATTTTAATCAAAGGAAGCAATTATTTAGAAGCGCTTAACGATGTAAAATATGTTGTTTTTGATAAAACGGGAACGCTGACTAAAGGTGTTTTTGAAGTGACGGAAATTGCCGCAGCGGCTGAATTTTCTAATGAAGAATTACTAGAATATGCAGCCTTCGCCGAAGTTCATTCAAGCCACCCTATTGCGTTATCCATAAAAAAAGCATATGGAAAAACAGTAGATGAGAAGATGCTGCAGGATTATCTAGAAGTAGCTGGCCAAGGAATTAAGGTTACTGCTGAAGGAAGGGAAATTCTTGCTGGTAACCGTAAATTGATGATTGAAGAGAAAATCAACTTTGCGGAACCCAAAGAAGGTACAGTTGTTCATGTAGCGGTTGATAGAAAGTATGCTGGATACATCTTGATCTCAGATCAGGAAAAAGATGATGCGAAAACAGCGATTCAGCAACTGAAGGCATTAGGCATTAAGAAGACAATTATGTTGACTGGAGATGCAAAAGGGGTAGGAGAAGCAGTTGGGAAGAATCTTGGGATTGATGAAGTTTATGCCGAGCTGCTTCCACATCAGAAGGTCGAAGAACTAGAAAAACTATTTGAACGGAAATCTCCGAAGGAAAAATTAATCTTTGTTGGAGATGGAATTAATGATACACCCGTTCTTGCAAGAGCTGATATTGGTATAGCTATGGGAGGACTTGGTTCAGATGCGGCAATTGAAGCAGCAGATATCGTCATTATGACAGATGAACCCTCTAAAATAGCAGAGGCACTTAAGCTCGCCAGACGTACCAAAGGGATCGTTTGGCAAAACATCATTTTTGCTTTAGGCGTTAAAGCGATTTTCCTACTTCTTGGCGCATTTGGAATTGCAACCATGTGGGAAGCCGTATTCTCCGATGTAGGAGTAACTGTCCTTGCCGTGCTTAACTCAATGCGTGTACTGAAAGTGAAAAATTAA
- a CDS encoding extracellular solute-binding protein, giving the protein MNKKAHTLLLALMLAVFSILTGCSSSEETNGDTKKTIKFMHLWPAGSAKQQNKILTDIIKQYETDHKDIKVEVEVLDNEQYKNKIKVLSSSNELPDVGFTWAAGYLEPFVKGELFAPLDDVLDGGLKESFVAGTTEAYAIEGKTYGLPLELNIAPIYYNKSIFAKYNLEVPETYEEFETIVKTLAAKGVAPIALGNKDRWTGSLWYMYLADRIGGSEVLTKAIDRTGSFEDPALKTAAEKIQNLVDEKGFIKGFNGLSNDEGKSEFMNEKAAMYLMGSWELPNFTTNEEIAQEFKDNIGYFKFPVVEGGKGDINSWVGGPGVGMFVSENSKVKDDAKDFVKFFVEKWGEQSVTDAGVIPATKVDTAKVDLPKFYIDVLTDLNNASNLTLFADVQMSASVAETHLNLIQSLFGKEVTPDDYVKQHEEALSKE; this is encoded by the coding sequence ATGAATAAGAAAGCGCATACATTACTATTGGCGCTCATGTTAGCGGTATTTTCAATACTTACTGGCTGTTCTAGTTCAGAAGAAACAAATGGAGATACGAAGAAGACGATAAAATTCATGCATCTTTGGCCTGCAGGAAGCGCAAAACAGCAAAATAAAATTTTAACTGACATTATTAAACAATATGAGACAGACCACAAGGATATAAAGGTGGAAGTAGAGGTTCTAGATAATGAACAATATAAAAATAAAATTAAAGTATTATCTTCTTCCAACGAGCTTCCAGATGTAGGGTTTACATGGGCAGCTGGTTATTTAGAACCCTTTGTAAAAGGTGAATTATTTGCTCCCCTCGATGACGTTCTAGACGGTGGATTAAAGGAATCATTTGTTGCGGGTACTACTGAAGCGTATGCGATTGAAGGAAAAACATATGGACTTCCGTTGGAATTAAATATTGCCCCAATTTACTATAATAAGAGTATTTTTGCTAAATATAATTTAGAAGTTCCTGAAACATATGAAGAGTTTGAAACTATTGTGAAAACACTCGCTGCTAAAGGAGTGGCACCAATAGCGCTTGGTAATAAGGACCGCTGGACAGGGTCGCTGTGGTATATGTATCTGGCTGATAGAATCGGCGGATCAGAAGTGTTAACAAAAGCTATTGATCGTACAGGTTCATTTGAAGATCCAGCACTTAAAACAGCGGCTGAAAAAATTCAAAACTTAGTGGATGAAAAAGGATTTATTAAAGGCTTTAATGGTCTGTCAAATGATGAAGGTAAATCAGAATTCATGAATGAAAAGGCCGCTATGTATCTAATGGGCTCATGGGAACTGCCAAATTTCACGACAAATGAAGAAATAGCTCAAGAGTTTAAGGATAATATCGGATACTTTAAGTTTCCTGTTGTTGAAGGTGGAAAAGGGGACATTAACAGCTGGGTTGGCGGACCAGGTGTAGGAATGTTCGTTTCTGAAAATTCAAAGGTAAAAGATGATGCAAAAGATTTTGTTAAATTCTTCGTTGAAAAATGGGGAGAGCAATCGGTGACCGATGCTGGGGTGATACCTGCGACAAAAGTTGATACAGCAAAGGTTGACCTTCCTAAATTTTATATTGACGTATTAACTGACTTGAATAATGCCAGCAATCTAACACTCTTTGCTGATGTACAAATGAGTGCATCTGTCGCAGAGACTCATTTAAATCTAATCCAGTCACTGTTCGGCAAGGAAGTTACACCTGATGATTATGTAAAACAGCATGAGGAAGCTCTATCTAAGGAATAA
- a CDS encoding sensor histidine kinase, whose translation MKSRLAPFNSLRNQISIVFILVMIIVLGIVSILTFNLVGVMLKTNAEKQIQQTAVQANGRFDTLYQQIDMLTNQVVTNETVQTLMQNIMNGEELEEVELQQRQSLLKVVNTFPAYSKGIHSFELYTADKIRLFPMDKKKLTARIEPSWIEKANSAKGQLVWIGDDLKYPDSFLAIRRVSIMNQSFSGGGYLLVRVERSYLQFLEVDGESQGNETHILLDSMDNPISDSYEGDSKKLINEYRRTISVNKKDFLIIKHTSEITGWTLFILTPVDELTRGFTSLKIAILISGIIGFLIFIFSSIFISTMITRPIFNLTKAMKHATEGELVTNPDTSSTLEIMELNQTYNQMVENTNYLIQVVYEKEIMRSRTELEALQAQINPHFLYNTLNAFYWSLIEKEEEELAENVVAMSDLFRYTISHPKKDDWVTVGEELEQIERYMKLMKMRFGDRLIWRITAPEDSLKIEIPKLIIQPLVENAILHGIGNQLGTGTVFVKLERFPNNIRISVIDDGPGMSKQTVESIQESIEGITSSVKKNGMALVNVNKRLRLYYNDDPEAGLSITSQLGQGTCVSFRIPIKRGFYDG comes from the coding sequence ATGAAATCTAGGTTAGCCCCATTTAATTCATTAAGAAATCAAATTTCCATTGTCTTTATTCTGGTAATGATTATTGTTTTAGGAATTGTAAGTATTTTAACTTTTAACTTAGTGGGAGTCATGCTAAAAACGAATGCTGAAAAGCAAATCCAACAAACTGCCGTCCAGGCAAATGGGCGATTTGATACGTTATATCAACAAATTGACATGTTGACAAATCAGGTTGTAACAAATGAAACCGTTCAAACACTTATGCAAAATATAATGAATGGAGAAGAACTAGAAGAAGTTGAACTCCAACAACGTCAATCTTTATTGAAAGTAGTCAATACATTTCCGGCCTATTCAAAAGGTATTCATTCTTTTGAGTTATATACAGCTGACAAAATCAGACTGTTTCCGATGGATAAAAAAAAATTAACTGCACGAATTGAACCGAGTTGGATTGAAAAGGCCAATTCTGCTAAAGGCCAGCTTGTCTGGATTGGGGATGACTTGAAATATCCCGATTCCTTTCTAGCTATACGTAGAGTAAGCATAATGAACCAATCGTTCTCCGGAGGCGGATACTTACTAGTAAGAGTGGAACGCAGTTATTTACAATTTTTAGAGGTAGATGGGGAGAGTCAGGGAAATGAGACTCATATTCTACTAGATAGTATGGACAATCCAATTAGTGATAGTTATGAAGGAGATAGTAAGAAGCTCATCAATGAATACCGCCGCACCATTAGCGTCAACAAAAAGGATTTTCTAATCATCAAACATACATCTGAAATCACAGGCTGGACGCTTTTTATCTTAACACCCGTTGATGAACTGACTAGAGGATTCACCAGTTTAAAGATAGCCATTTTAATATCTGGTATTATTGGTTTTCTAATTTTTATCTTTTCATCGATCTTTATTTCAACGATGATAACGAGGCCAATCTTCAACTTAACTAAAGCAATGAAACACGCAACAGAGGGTGAGCTGGTGACAAATCCAGATACTTCATCAACGCTTGAAATCATGGAATTAAATCAAACGTATAATCAGATGGTCGAAAATACAAATTATTTGATTCAGGTTGTCTATGAAAAGGAAATAATGAGAAGCCGAACTGAGTTGGAAGCCTTACAAGCCCAAATAAATCCACATTTCCTATATAACACGCTGAACGCCTTTTACTGGTCGCTTATCGAAAAGGAAGAGGAAGAGCTTGCCGAGAATGTTGTTGCCATGTCAGATCTCTTTCGGTACACGATCAGTCATCCCAAGAAGGATGATTGGGTGACTGTTGGAGAAGAACTAGAACAAATTGAAAGATACATGAAGTTAATGAAGATGCGGTTTGGAGATCGGTTGATTTGGCGGATAACCGCACCAGAGGATAGTTTAAAGATCGAAATACCAAAACTTATCATTCAACCATTAGTTGAAAATGCAATTCTACATGGTATTGGAAATCAATTAGGTACAGGTACCGTGTTTGTTAAGTTGGAAAGGTTCCCCAATAACATAAGAATTTCAGTTATAGATGATGGACCAGGGATGAGTAAGCAAACAGTTGAAAGTATTCAAGAATCAATTGAGGGAATAACTTCTTCAGTAAAGAAGAATGGCATGGCACTTGTAAACGTCAATAAGCGACTGCGCCTCTACTACAATGATGACCCTGAGGCAGGACTCTCGATAACGAGCCAATTAGGCCAAGGGACCTGCGTTTCCTTTAGAATACCTATTAAAAGGGGCTTTTATGATGGCTGA